A genomic window from Streptomyces mirabilis includes:
- a CDS encoding polysaccharide lyase family 1 protein: MRTRPPRTRTHRLALAAATAAALAVTTALVLPSAASAADTSPVGFGAGTIGGGGATAVTVSTLDAFKAAVTGDTAKVVRVNGLITLSGQVDIGSNTTVLGAGSSSGFTGGGLRLKKATNVVVRNLNISKPLKPADGITVQASTKVWIDHNSFSSDLDHGKDYYDGLLDINHGSDYVTVSWNTFKDHYKGSLVGHSDNNASGDTGHLRVTYHHNWFNNVNSRIPSLRFGTGHFYDNYVVGADTAVHSRMGAQMLVENNVFRTTTVAVTTNRDSDVDGYANLRGNDLGGAATEISRVGTFTTPPYGYTAELASSVVASVTSGAGAGKL; this comes from the coding sequence ATGCGTACTCGCCCCCCACGGACACGCACTCACAGACTGGCCCTGGCCGCGGCCACCGCGGCCGCCCTGGCCGTCACCACCGCTCTCGTCCTCCCGTCGGCCGCCTCGGCGGCCGATACCTCGCCGGTCGGCTTCGGTGCCGGGACCATCGGCGGCGGGGGAGCCACCGCCGTCACCGTCTCGACCCTCGACGCCTTCAAGGCGGCCGTCACGGGCGACACCGCCAAGGTGGTGCGCGTGAACGGCCTGATCACGCTCAGTGGACAGGTCGACATCGGCTCCAACACCACCGTTCTCGGCGCGGGTTCGTCGTCCGGCTTCACCGGCGGCGGACTGCGGCTGAAGAAGGCGACCAACGTGGTCGTCCGCAACCTGAACATCAGCAAGCCGCTCAAGCCGGCCGACGGCATCACCGTGCAGGCGTCGACGAAGGTGTGGATCGACCACAACTCCTTCTCGTCCGACCTTGACCACGGCAAGGACTACTACGACGGTCTGCTCGACATCAATCACGGCTCCGACTACGTCACCGTGTCCTGGAACACCTTCAAGGACCACTACAAGGGCTCACTCGTCGGGCACAGCGACAACAACGCGAGCGGGGACACCGGGCATCTGCGGGTGACGTACCACCACAACTGGTTCAACAACGTCAACTCCCGCATCCCCAGCCTGCGCTTCGGCACCGGCCACTTCTACGACAACTACGTCGTCGGGGCCGACACCGCCGTGCACTCCCGCATGGGCGCCCAGATGCTCGTCGAGAACAACGTCTTCCGCACCACGACGGTCGCCGTCACGACCAACCGCGACAGCGACGTCGACGGGTACGCCAACCTGCGCGGCAACGACCTCGGGGGAGCCGCCACCGAGATCTCGCGGGTGGGCACCTTCACCACCCCGCCCTACGGCTACACCGCCGAGCTCGCCTCGAGTGTCGTCGCCTCGGTGACGTCCGGCGCGGGCGCCGGAAAGCTCTGA
- a CDS encoding pectate lyase produces MTSSARPRARRRALTGSLAAVGLSAVMIMAEGGLSPASAATWPTANGSQAVSATISVSGTKDYGMKRLYGTGDLGSGSQSEDQGPILELAAGTVLKNVIIGAPAADGIHCLGSCTLQNVWWEDVGEDAATFLGSSSSNVYTVSGGGAKEASDKVFQFNGAGTLNVSNFAVQTFGTFVRSCGNCKTQYKRAINLNGIEATYKGSKLVGINTNYGDSATLKAIKIVGDSSKKIIPCQKYIGNNTGAEPTTNGTGPDSTYCKYGTSDITYG; encoded by the coding sequence ATGACCTCATCGGCACGCCCGCGCGCCCGACGGCGCGCCCTCACCGGCTCCCTGGCCGCAGTCGGCCTGTCTGCTGTCATGATCATGGCAGAGGGTGGCCTGTCTCCGGCGAGTGCCGCCACCTGGCCGACCGCGAACGGCAGTCAGGCCGTCTCCGCCACCATCTCGGTCTCCGGTACCAAGGACTACGGGATGAAGCGGCTCTACGGCACCGGTGACCTGGGCTCCGGCAGTCAGAGCGAGGACCAGGGGCCGATCCTGGAGCTGGCCGCCGGCACCGTTCTGAAGAACGTCATCATCGGCGCCCCCGCCGCGGACGGCATCCACTGCCTGGGCAGCTGCACGCTGCAGAACGTCTGGTGGGAGGACGTCGGCGAGGACGCGGCGACGTTCCTGGGCTCCTCGTCGTCCAACGTCTACACCGTCTCGGGCGGCGGCGCGAAGGAAGCCAGCGACAAGGTGTTCCAGTTCAACGGCGCCGGAACGCTGAACGTCTCGAACTTCGCGGTGCAGACCTTCGGTACGTTCGTCCGCTCGTGCGGCAACTGCAAGACGCAGTACAAGCGGGCGATCAACCTCAACGGGATCGAGGCCACCTACAAGGGAAGCAAGCTCGTCGGCATCAACACCAACTACGGCGACAGCGCGACCCTCAAGGCCATCAAGATCGTCGGGGATTCCAGCAAGAAGATCATCCCCTGCCAGAAGTACATCGGCAACAACACGGGGGCCGAACCGACCACGAACGGCACCGGCCCCGACAGCACCTACTGCAAGTACGGGACGTCCGACATCACGTACGGCTGA
- a CDS encoding Zn-ribbon domain-containing OB-fold protein has protein sequence MRGSDSAPHGTSSSDALLFQRCRWCGTAMYHRLLCPVCAGSDLRTETSAGAGVVRHSTIVHRNTPAARNVSLIEMAEGFTVRGRVMGAPADVHSGDRVQLSTAQDPVRSQPVFQLIDGPYRGWS, from the coding sequence ATACGCGGCAGCGACTCCGCGCCGCACGGGACGTCGAGCTCGGACGCTCTCCTCTTCCAGCGGTGCCGCTGGTGCGGGACGGCGATGTACCACCGCCTCCTCTGCCCGGTCTGCGCGGGCAGCGACCTGCGAACGGAGACAAGCGCGGGGGCCGGCGTCGTACGCCACTCCACCATCGTCCACCGCAACACCCCGGCGGCTCGGAACGTCTCCCTCATCGAGATGGCGGAGGGGTTCACCGTGCGCGGCCGGGTGATGGGCGCGCCCGCCGACGTCCACAGCGGCGACCGGGTCCAGCTCTCCACCGCCCAGGACCCGGTGCGCAGCCAGCCGGTGTTCCAGCTCATCGACGGCCCCTATCGCGGCTGGAGTTGA
- a CDS encoding TetR family transcriptional regulator — protein sequence MRDALVAAAFQLFLERGYEQTTVDDIVALAGVGRRSFFRYFPSKEDVVFPDHERCLTDMTAFLGAGTDEEEPVRRVCDAARLVLRMYAENPTFSVQRYRLTKKVPGLRAYELSVVWRYERALAEYLRGRFAGRPDGTLQADVIAAAVVAAHNNALRSWLRSDGQSDPDTAVDHALGYVQASFGGSPGDGGAPGEEQEDVVVVISRRGAPMWRVVREIESALGRE from the coding sequence ATGCGGGACGCGCTGGTCGCGGCGGCCTTCCAGCTGTTCCTGGAGCGCGGGTACGAGCAGACCACGGTCGACGACATCGTCGCGCTCGCCGGTGTCGGCCGGCGGTCCTTCTTCCGCTACTTCCCCTCCAAGGAGGACGTGGTCTTCCCGGACCACGAGCGCTGCCTGACCGACATGACGGCATTCCTGGGCGCAGGCACCGACGAGGAGGAGCCGGTACGCAGGGTGTGCGACGCCGCCCGGCTGGTGCTGCGCATGTACGCCGAGAACCCGACCTTCTCCGTGCAGCGCTACCGCCTCACCAAGAAGGTCCCCGGCCTGCGCGCGTACGAGCTGTCGGTCGTCTGGCGTTACGAGCGCGCGCTCGCGGAGTATCTGCGCGGCCGCTTCGCCGGCCGGCCCGACGGCACCCTGCAGGCCGACGTCATCGCCGCGGCGGTGGTCGCCGCGCACAACAACGCCCTGCGCTCCTGGCTGCGTTCGGACGGACAGAGCGATCCCGACACGGCCGTGGACCACGCACTGGGATACGTGCAGGCCTCGTTCGGCGGCTCCCCCGGAGACGGTGGCGCGCCGGGCGAGGAGCAGGAGGACGTGGTCGTCGTGATCTCCCGGCGCGGGGCACCGATGTGGCGCGTCGTACGGGAGATCGAGTCCGCGCTCGGCCGGGAGTGA
- a CDS encoding LAETG motif-containing sortase-dependent surface protein, whose product MSIARRVTLRCLLGTGAAALALSAATTSAWATGTPGGDGWDSGNSAYKPGRGAGTVTAADRCEFSLDGTNFYDWVRVDDQNLKPTEDGKVHIKVRAAGDAGSCSASLAAYRTHGATFKTSGEQVFHDFDSVKVKPGETDSLDIAVPDAGCYAQIDLYRGAVKFDGKLDANDGFEHGDLPKGPDRAVIKDKLIMAWNGGKKDCTAQPPSTHETTPPASTPPASTPPAETPGGPTPTTPDEPSTPETTPAHPSASDSTTPPAPSPNGGQSTPPGDLAETGGGNTLPIAAGAAALVVAGGAITVVTRRRRSTRTSS is encoded by the coding sequence ATGTCCATAGCGAGACGTGTCACCCTTCGCTGCCTGCTGGGGACGGGCGCGGCGGCCCTCGCCCTCTCTGCGGCCACCACCAGCGCCTGGGCTACGGGCACTCCCGGCGGAGACGGCTGGGACAGCGGCAACAGCGCCTACAAGCCCGGTCGGGGCGCCGGTACGGTGACCGCGGCGGATCGCTGCGAGTTCTCCCTGGACGGGACGAACTTCTACGACTGGGTCCGCGTCGACGACCAGAACCTGAAGCCCACCGAAGACGGCAAGGTGCACATCAAGGTGCGCGCGGCGGGCGACGCCGGGTCCTGCTCCGCCTCCCTCGCGGCGTACCGCACCCACGGGGCCACCTTCAAGACCTCCGGTGAGCAGGTCTTCCACGACTTCGACAGCGTCAAGGTCAAGCCGGGCGAGACCGACTCCCTCGACATCGCGGTGCCCGACGCCGGCTGCTACGCGCAGATCGACCTCTACCGCGGCGCCGTGAAGTTCGACGGCAAGCTCGACGCCAACGACGGCTTCGAGCACGGCGACCTGCCCAAGGGGCCGGACCGCGCGGTCATCAAGGACAAGCTGATCATGGCGTGGAACGGCGGCAAGAAGGACTGCACGGCGCAGCCGCCGAGCACCCACGAGACCACGCCCCCGGCCTCGACTCCGCCGGCCTCCACGCCGCCCGCGGAGACCCCGGGCGGCCCGACCCCGACGACGCCCGACGAGCCGTCGACCCCGGAGACGACGCCGGCCCACCCGTCGGCCTCCGACTCCACCACGCCGCCGGCTCCCTCGCCGAACGGCGGCCAGTCGACGCCGCCCGGCGACCTCGCGGAGACGGGCGGTGGCAACACCCTGCCGATCGCCGCCGGCGCCGCGGCCCTGGTCGTGGCCGGTGGAGCGATCACCGTCGTCACCCGGCGTCGACGCTCGACGCGCACCAGCTCGTGA
- a CDS encoding glucarate dehydratase family protein, with the protein MNSTDSRIRQLIVTPIAFSDPPLLNSSGVHEPLALRCVLQLVLEDGTVGLGETPGGDDRLERLLAAGKVIVGMDVFDTTAVAAAIDATLLPTVPGSHERGWITSAVEVACLDAQGRLTGRPVSDLLGGRVRDSVPFAAYLFYKWAEHPALDGRPAIGDGWGEALDPAGIVEQARVMRQRYGFDSFKLKGGVFPPDEEIAAMKALAEAFPGSPLRLDPNTAWTVETSRYVARELEGVVEYMEDPTPTLAGMAEVAETSPMPLATNMCVIAWEHLRPAVEQNAIQVLLTDHHYWGGLRRTRELAAVCEAFGIGLSMHSNSHLGISLAAMTHVAATLPNLDHSCDTHYPWNSADDVIVPGPLELRDGAVKVPTGPGLGVELDHDALERLRRRYLDSGLRGRDDTGYMRRFHPEYELRLPRW; encoded by the coding sequence ATGAACTCCACCGACAGTCGCATCCGTCAGCTCATCGTCACACCGATCGCCTTCAGCGATCCGCCTCTCCTCAACTCCAGCGGAGTGCACGAGCCCCTCGCGCTGCGCTGTGTCCTGCAACTCGTCCTGGAGGACGGCACCGTGGGCCTGGGCGAGACCCCCGGCGGCGACGACCGGCTCGAACGTCTGCTGGCCGCCGGGAAGGTGATCGTCGGCATGGACGTCTTCGACACCACGGCTGTCGCCGCCGCCATCGACGCCACCCTGCTGCCCACCGTGCCCGGCTCCCACGAGCGTGGCTGGATCACCTCCGCCGTGGAGGTGGCCTGCCTCGACGCGCAGGGCAGGCTCACCGGACGTCCCGTCAGTGATCTGCTGGGCGGCAGGGTCCGCGACTCCGTGCCCTTCGCCGCGTACCTCTTCTACAAGTGGGCCGAACACCCGGCGCTCGACGGCCGCCCGGCGATCGGCGACGGCTGGGGCGAGGCCCTCGACCCGGCGGGCATCGTCGAGCAGGCCAGGGTGATGCGACAGCGGTACGGATTCGACTCGTTCAAGCTGAAGGGCGGAGTCTTCCCGCCGGACGAGGAGATCGCCGCGATGAAGGCCCTCGCCGAGGCCTTCCCCGGCAGCCCGCTCCGCCTGGACCCCAACACGGCCTGGACCGTGGAGACCTCGCGGTACGTGGCACGCGAACTGGAGGGCGTGGTCGAGTACATGGAGGACCCCACCCCCACCCTCGCCGGTATGGCCGAGGTCGCCGAGACCTCACCCATGCCGCTGGCCACCAACATGTGCGTGATCGCCTGGGAACACCTGCGCCCGGCCGTGGAACAGAACGCGATCCAGGTCCTCCTCACCGACCACCACTACTGGGGCGGGCTGCGCCGCACCCGTGAACTCGCGGCCGTCTGCGAGGCGTTCGGCATCGGACTCTCGATGCACTCCAACTCCCACCTCGGCATCAGCCTCGCCGCGATGACCCACGTGGCCGCGACCCTTCCGAACCTCGACCACTCCTGCGACACCCACTACCCGTGGAACTCCGCGGACGACGTGATCGTCCCCGGCCCGCTGGAGCTGCGGGACGGCGCGGTCAAGGTCCCCACCGGTCCCGGCCTCGGCGTCGAACTGGACCACGACGCCCTGGAACGCCTCCGCCGCCGCTATCTCGACTCGGGCCTGCGCGGCCGCGACGACACCGGCTACATGCGGCGTTTCCATCCCGAGTACGAGTTGCGACTTCCACGCTGGTGA
- a CDS encoding SDR family oxidoreductase: MLAVMSEKTIALVTGANKGIGYEIAAGLGALGWSVGVGARDGQRRTDAVAQLRAAGVDAFGVPLDVTDDESVRAAAQLIEERAGRLDVLVNNAGAAGSWPDEPTTTDLETVRRLVETNVIGVIRVTNTMLPLLRHSAHPRIVNQSSHVGSLALQTTPGVDLGGISGAYAPTKTYLNAVTIQYAKELSGTNILINNACPGYVATDLNGFSGSQTPAQGAVIAVRLAALPDDGPTGQLFDDKGVVPW, translated from the coding sequence ATGCTCGCTGTCATGAGTGAGAAGACGATCGCGCTGGTCACCGGCGCGAACAAGGGAATCGGGTACGAGATCGCGGCGGGGCTGGGCGCATTGGGCTGGAGCGTCGGTGTCGGCGCTCGGGACGGGCAGCGCAGGACGGACGCCGTGGCGCAACTGCGCGCGGCAGGTGTCGACGCGTTCGGCGTTCCCCTGGACGTGACCGACGACGAGAGCGTGAGGGCCGCGGCGCAGTTGATCGAGGAGCGCGCGGGACGCCTCGACGTGCTGGTCAACAACGCCGGCGCTGCGGGCAGTTGGCCGGACGAGCCCACGACGACCGACCTCGAGACCGTGCGGCGGCTGGTGGAGACCAACGTCATCGGAGTCATCCGGGTCACCAACACGATGCTGCCGTTGCTGCGCCACTCGGCGCACCCACGGATCGTCAACCAGTCCAGCCATGTCGGCTCTCTGGCCCTGCAGACCACCCCCGGTGTCGACCTCGGAGGCATCAGCGGGGCGTACGCGCCGACGAAGACCTACCTCAACGCCGTCACCATCCAGTACGCCAAGGAGTTGAGCGGCACCAACATCTTGATCAACAACGCCTGCCCCGGCTACGTGGCCACCGACCTCAACGGGTTCAGCGGTTCTCAGACCCCTGCGCAGGGCGCGGTGATCGCCGTTCGGTTGGCGGCTCTGCCCGACGACGGCCCTACCGGCCAGCTGTTCGACGACAAGGGAGTCGTACCGTGGTGA
- a CDS encoding LysR family transcriptional regulator, which yields MEIRELRYFVAIAEELHFGKAAQRLEMAQPPLSRAIARLERQLGVTLLERTSRKVTLTEAGAVLLSEGRAILSAVAAAERRTRQAAQRRPRLVLAVKSGTAGELLAKLLDAYRTEPGAATVDLLLCEAHQHQKLLQDGQADVALLHLPFDSTVGLDTETLCTEGQVAILPSSHSLAGRSQVRMAEVTELPDLPMARWPGPGGSYPEGPGAEVRNLTQLFQLIALGRTTAIMPESAGADLRRDLAAVPVLDAPPVTTVVAWPSQSRLRAVADLIRVATRL from the coding sequence ATGGAGATACGCGAGTTGCGGTACTTCGTCGCCATCGCCGAGGAACTGCACTTCGGGAAGGCCGCTCAGCGTCTGGAGATGGCCCAACCGCCTCTGTCCCGCGCGATCGCCCGGCTCGAACGACAGCTCGGGGTCACGCTGCTGGAGCGCACCAGCCGAAAGGTCACGCTCACCGAGGCCGGGGCCGTGCTGCTGTCCGAGGGGCGTGCGATCCTCAGCGCGGTAGCCGCGGCCGAGCGGCGTACCCGGCAGGCTGCGCAAAGGCGTCCCCGTCTCGTCCTCGCCGTCAAGTCCGGCACCGCCGGCGAGTTGTTGGCCAAACTGCTGGATGCCTACCGCACGGAGCCCGGTGCGGCCACCGTCGATCTGCTGCTCTGTGAGGCGCATCAGCATCAGAAACTGTTGCAGGACGGGCAGGCCGATGTGGCGCTGCTGCACTTGCCCTTCGATTCGACGGTCGGACTCGACACCGAAACCCTCTGCACCGAGGGACAGGTGGCGATCCTGCCCAGCTCGCACTCACTTGCGGGCCGCTCTCAGGTCAGGATGGCCGAGGTCACCGAGCTCCCGGACCTCCCGATGGCACGCTGGCCCGGTCCTGGCGGCAGCTACCCGGAGGGACCAGGGGCAGAGGTACGGAACCTGACACAGCTCTTCCAGCTGATCGCGCTCGGCCGTACCACCGCGATCATGCCCGAGTCCGCCGGCGCCGACCTGCGCCGGGATCTCGCCGCCGTTCCGGTCTTGGACGCTCCGCCCGTGACAACGGTGGTCGCCTGGCCGTCGCAGAGCCGACTTCGCGCGGTCGCCGACCTGATCCGGGTAGCGACACGTCTTTGA
- a CDS encoding S8 family serine peptidase: MPKVPIPRPGPIALAMAAALTVGVIPATAAVSAYSDGEVSHNDAGHQTPGDAGTHTVTLITGDKVTIGTAADGTVVRSFQAASGSTTGFHRAVVDGATYVYPDAALPYVSAGKLDKQLFNVTLLITEGYDDAHSSRLPLIVRYTGAAAKARTRTKMAGSTDVRRLDSIQGAALAQNHKQAPEFWSSLTGGSGAAARSAKPSFAGGVAHVWLDGKVKADLADSTAQIGANQVWAEGDTGQGVKVAMLDSGADTEHPDLVGQISDSASFVPGEDDIADYNGHGTHVASTIVGTGSASDGKERGVASGARLAVGKVLNSEGSGQESWIIAGMEWAARDQKARIISMSLGGGGDKTDPMSQAVDELSHDTGALFVIAAGNGGPHSISSPGAADSALTVGAVDSTDTLADFSSQGPRDGDGGLKPEITAPGVDIVAARSHYKRGSGYYTTMSGTSMATPHVAGAAALLASEHPDWTGTQLKEALVSSAKATPAYTPYQAGAGRLDALAAVHTTVFATTSAYSGFHTWPPKPGQTDVRTVTYTNVGDAPVNLDLAVNGTVPAGLFSLSADHVAVPAHGTATVALTAELDKLGGDQSVSAMITGTDGSGAVRARTLIGAAREGQRQNLTVVAKDRSGKPLEGRVVLTAEHLFTVMDLDASGTGTARLPVGSYSGWLTGDVQGAEGPHSRGMVLLAFNDVKLDQDRTVTLDGRKARRILARVPRQTTAVAPRLDAHRSFTDSLVETSMLPDPSYDSIWALPTGKKVTDGEFETGARFRLEQPALTVSTKSTTFNDPLVKRAATPLPAGTRNLTAVFAGDGTAEELARQNVRGKAVVVRGAGTEGIKAQAEAAAAAGARLLLVVNDGVGRLQPWDENPWSPESPAPVTVATLNADQGADLLGRLRHGAVSLKVTSHPTTDYVYDVVHHWTGAVPADPTWREESKDLGRVNVSFRNYRQGKAMEFRPDVWRGWAVGNQLTAPAQGERTDWVTAGTTWLDDAFIQGETGQHSIDPLHYPARKTGKVSWFGPIQRPRMGPVNYQPVRYLDTMYITAPGWGDSGSGHIGEAGANFDVKDWMSLYQGDQQLNWGNAEYLQVPGLGAERLPYRLVLDNDRGTWADPYSTHTLTEWDFTSAVTGSDAAVSLPLIQLDYGVDTDKSGRADRHAGLTVTASHLPGTTATIGKPTVEVSYDDGATWQRTDLSRCDDGWRTNLRAPRSADFVTLRVGARDSAGNTVSQTITRAFGLR, encoded by the coding sequence TTGCCCAAGGTTCCCATCCCCCGGCCCGGGCCGATCGCCCTCGCCATGGCGGCCGCGCTAACAGTCGGCGTCATACCGGCGACTGCCGCTGTGTCCGCGTACTCCGACGGTGAGGTGTCGCACAACGACGCCGGACACCAAACCCCCGGCGATGCCGGCACGCACACCGTCACCCTGATCACGGGTGACAAGGTCACCATCGGGACCGCCGCCGACGGCACCGTCGTGCGCTCCTTCCAGGCCGCGAGCGGATCCACCACCGGCTTCCACCGCGCTGTCGTGGACGGCGCCACCTATGTTTACCCCGACGCCGCCCTGCCGTACGTGAGCGCCGGCAAACTCGACAAGCAGCTCTTCAACGTGACGCTGCTGATCACCGAGGGCTATGACGACGCGCACAGCTCCCGGCTGCCGCTGATCGTGCGCTACACCGGAGCCGCCGCCAAGGCCCGCACCCGGACGAAGATGGCCGGCTCGACCGACGTCCGCCGTCTGGACAGCATCCAGGGCGCGGCCCTCGCGCAGAACCACAAGCAGGCACCGGAGTTCTGGTCCTCGCTCACCGGCGGTTCCGGCGCGGCGGCCCGGTCCGCGAAGCCGTCCTTCGCGGGCGGCGTCGCCCACGTGTGGCTCGACGGCAAGGTGAAGGCCGACCTGGCCGACTCCACCGCCCAGATCGGCGCGAACCAGGTCTGGGCGGAGGGCGACACCGGCCAGGGCGTGAAGGTCGCGATGCTCGACAGCGGCGCCGACACCGAACACCCGGACCTGGTGGGGCAGATCTCCGACAGCGCCAGCTTCGTCCCCGGCGAGGACGACATCGCCGACTACAACGGCCACGGCACGCACGTCGCCTCGACCATCGTCGGCACGGGCAGTGCCTCCGACGGCAAGGAGCGGGGTGTCGCCTCCGGCGCCCGGCTGGCCGTCGGCAAGGTGCTCAATTCCGAGGGCAGCGGTCAGGAATCCTGGATCATCGCGGGTATGGAGTGGGCCGCCCGCGACCAGAAGGCCAGGATCATCAGCATGAGCCTGGGCGGCGGCGGTGACAAGACCGACCCGATGAGCCAGGCCGTCGACGAACTCAGCCACGACACGGGCGCGTTGTTCGTGATCGCGGCGGGCAACGGCGGCCCGCACTCCATCAGCAGCCCCGGTGCCGCAGACTCCGCGCTGACCGTCGGCGCCGTCGACTCCACCGACACGCTCGCCGACTTCTCCAGTCAGGGCCCGCGTGACGGCGACGGCGGGTTGAAGCCGGAGATCACCGCGCCCGGCGTCGACATCGTCGCGGCGCGCTCGCACTACAAGCGCGGCTCCGGCTACTACACCACGATGAGCGGCACGTCGATGGCGACGCCGCACGTCGCCGGTGCCGCCGCGCTCCTCGCCTCGGAGCACCCCGACTGGACGGGCACCCAGCTCAAGGAGGCGCTGGTCAGCAGCGCCAAGGCAACCCCGGCGTACACCCCGTACCAGGCGGGCGCCGGCCGGCTCGACGCGCTGGCGGCCGTGCACACCACGGTCTTCGCCACCACGAGCGCCTACTCGGGCTTCCACACGTGGCCGCCGAAGCCGGGGCAGACCGACGTCCGGACGGTGACGTACACCAACGTCGGCGACGCTCCGGTCAACCTCGACCTGGCGGTCAACGGCACCGTCCCGGCAGGGTTGTTCAGCCTCTCCGCCGACCACGTCGCCGTGCCCGCCCACGGCACCGCCACGGTCGCCCTGACGGCGGAGCTGGACAAGCTGGGCGGCGACCAGTCGGTCAGCGCCATGATCACCGGTACGGACGGCAGCGGAGCGGTCCGCGCCCGGACTCTGATCGGCGCGGCCCGCGAGGGCCAGCGGCAGAATCTGACCGTGGTCGCCAAGGACCGTTCGGGCAAGCCGCTGGAGGGCCGGGTCGTCCTGACCGCCGAGCACCTCTTCACGGTGATGGATCTCGACGCGTCCGGCACCGGCACGGCGCGGCTGCCCGTCGGCAGCTACAGCGGCTGGCTCACCGGTGACGTGCAGGGCGCCGAAGGCCCGCACTCGCGCGGCATGGTGCTGCTCGCCTTCAACGACGTGAAGCTGGACCAGGACCGTACCGTCACCCTGGACGGCCGCAAGGCACGCCGGATCCTGGCGCGCGTGCCGCGGCAGACCACCGCCGTCGCCCCGCGCCTGGACGCCCACCGGTCCTTCACCGACAGCCTGGTGGAGACGTCGATGCTGCCGGACCCGTCGTACGACAGCATCTGGGCGCTCCCGACCGGCAAGAAGGTCACCGACGGCGAGTTCGAGACCGGCGCCCGCTTCCGCCTCGAGCAGCCCGCGCTGACCGTGAGCACGAAGTCGACGACCTTCAACGACCCGCTGGTCAAGCGCGCGGCCACGCCGCTGCCCGCCGGTACCCGGAACCTGACGGCGGTCTTCGCCGGTGACGGCACGGCCGAGGAGCTCGCGCGGCAGAACGTGCGCGGCAAGGCCGTCGTGGTGCGCGGCGCCGGCACGGAAGGGATCAAGGCCCAGGCGGAGGCCGCCGCGGCCGCCGGCGCCCGGCTGCTGCTGGTCGTCAACGACGGCGTCGGCCGCCTGCAGCCCTGGGACGAGAACCCCTGGAGCCCGGAGAGCCCGGCCCCGGTGACGGTGGCGACGCTCAACGCCGACCAGGGCGCCGACCTGCTCGGCCGACTTCGGCACGGCGCGGTCTCGCTGAAGGTCACCTCGCACCCCACGACCGACTACGTCTACGACGTCGTGCACCACTGGACGGGCGCCGTTCCGGCGGACCCGACCTGGCGTGAGGAGTCCAAGGACCTCGGCCGGGTGAACGTCTCCTTCCGGAACTACCGGCAGGGCAAGGCGATGGAGTTCCGTCCGGACGTCTGGCGCGGCTGGGCCGTCGGCAACCAGCTCACCGCGCCCGCCCAGGGCGAGCGCACCGACTGGGTCACCGCCGGCACCACGTGGCTTGACGACGCCTTCATCCAGGGCGAGACCGGGCAGCACTCGATCGACCCGCTGCACTACCCGGCGCGCAAGACAGGCAAGGTCAGCTGGTTCGGCCCGATCCAGCGGCCCCGCATGGGCCCGGTCAACTACCAGCCGGTGCGCTACCTCGACACGATGTACATCACCGCGCCGGGCTGGGGTGACTCGGGGTCCGGCCACATCGGCGAGGCCGGCGCGAACTTCGACGTCAAGGACTGGATGTCGCTCTACCAGGGCGACCAGCAGCTCAACTGGGGCAACGCCGAGTACCTGCAGGTTCCCGGCCTCGGCGCCGAGCGCCTGCCCTACCGGCTGGTCCTCGACAACGACCGCGGCACCTGGGCCGACCCGTACTCGACGCACACACTGACCGAGTGGGACTTCACCTCCGCGGTCACCGGCAGCGATGCGGCGGTGTCCCTGCCGCTCATCCAGCTCGACTACGGCGTGGACACCGACAAATCCGGCCGTGCCGACCGGCACGCCGGCCTGACGGTGACCGCCTCGCACCTGCCGGGCACCACCGCCACCATCGGGAAGCCGACCGTCGAGGTGTCGTACGACGACGGTGCGACCTGGCAGCGGACCGACCTGAGCCGGTGCGACGACGGATGGCGGACGAACCTGCGCGCGCCGCGGTCCGCCGACTTCGTCACCCTCCGGGTCGGCGCGCGGGACAGCGCGGGCAACACCGTCTCACAGACGATCACTCGGGCCTTCGGCCTGCGCTGA
- a CDS encoding DUF488 family protein produces MRHWHHHDQERFAEFRDRYIGELEDADHRPAVQHLRDVAAHDKVTLLTATKDRAGLTPTEAAAVVGIPAGTARFRLHRTTEGAPTTSTPGGETASRHASSESASRTSGAATWAIDAATATG; encoded by the coding sequence CTGCGCCACTGGCACCACCACGACCAGGAGCGCTTCGCGGAGTTCCGGGATCGCTACATCGGCGAACTGGAGGACGCCGATCACCGGCCGGCCGTGCAGCACCTGCGTGATGTCGCCGCCCACGACAAGGTCACCTTGCTCACCGCCACCAAGGACCGAGCCGGGCTGACGCCGACGGAGGCCGCCGCTGTGGTCGGGATCCCCGCCGGCACGGCTCGCTTCCGCCTGCACCGCACTACGGAAGGCGCGCCCACAACCTCTACTCCCGGTGGCGAAACGGCCAGCAGGCACGCATCGTCGGAGTCGGCCTCGCGTACATCGGGAGCCGCTACCTGGGCTATCGATGCCGCTACCGCTACGGGATGA